A single window of Leopardus geoffroyi isolate Oge1 chromosome D4, O.geoffroyi_Oge1_pat1.0, whole genome shotgun sequence DNA harbors:
- the LOC123593476 gene encoding olfactory receptor 13J1-like, giving the protein MELVNRTEISEFFLKGFSGYPALEHLLFPLCSAMYAVTLLGNTAIVAVSVLDVRLHTPMYFFLGNLSILDICYTSTFVPLMLVHLLSAQKTISFIGCAVQMCLSLSTGSTECLLLAIMAYDRYLAICRPLRYPVLMSHRLCLFLAGTAWGLCLFKSVTETVIAMRLPFCGRQVVSHFTCEILAVLKLACGDTSVSEVFLLVGAILLLPVPLAFICLSYILILATILRVPSAAGRRKAFSTCSAHLAVVMLFYGTVIFMYMKPKSKEARVSDEVFTVLYAVVTPMLNPVIYSLRNTEVKEAARKVWGRSWTSK; this is encoded by the coding sequence ATGGAGCTGGTCAATAGGACAGAGATCTCTGAGTTCTTTCTGAAAGGATTTTCTGGCTACCCGGCCCTGGAGCACCTGCTCTTCCCTCTGTGCTCAGCCATGTACGCGGTGACCCTGCTGGGAAACACTGCCATCGTGGCAGTGAGTGTCTTAGATGTCCGCCTGcacacacccatgtacttcttcctgggcAACCTCTCCATCCTGGACATCTGCTACACGTCCACCTTTGTGCCTCTGATGCTGGTCCACCTCCTGTCAGCTCAGAAGACCATCTCCTTTATTGGCTGTGCAGTCCAGATGTGTCTGAGCCTGTCCACAGGCTCCACAGAGTGTCTACTGCTCGCTATCATGGCCTACGATCGCTACCTGGCCATTTGCCGGCCACTCAGGTACCCCGTGCTCATGAGCCACCGGCTCTGCTTATTCCTGGCGGGAACCGCGTGgggcctctgcctcttcaagTCGGTGACTGAGACGGTCATTGCCATGAGGCTGCCCTTCTGTGGCCGCCAAGTGGTTAGTCACTTCACCTGTGAGATCCTGGCAGTGCTGAAGCTGGCATGCGGCGACACGTCAGTCAGTGAAGTCTTCCTGCTGGTGGGCGCCATTCTGCTGCTGCCTGTACCCCTGGCATTCATCTGCCTGTCCTACATACTTATTCTGGCCACCATCCTGAGGGTGCCTTCAGCCGCTGGGCGCCGCaaagccttctccacctgctcGGCACACCTGGCTGTGGTGATGCTTTTCTATGGCACCGTAATATTCATGTACATGAAACCCAAGAGCAAGGAGGCACGCGTCTCTGACGAGGTCTTCACGGTCCTCTATGCCGTGGTCACACCCATGCTGAACCCAGTCATCTACAGCTTGAGGAACACGGAAGTGAAGGAGGCTGCCAGGAAAGTGTGGGGTAGAAGTTGGACCTCCAAGTGA